One segment of Primulina eburnea isolate SZY01 unplaced genomic scaffold, ASM2296580v1 ctg559_ERROPOS1146420+, whole genome shotgun sequence DNA contains the following:
- the LOC140821379 gene encoding uncharacterized protein has translation MALLPSKSVVISVPVLVLSAAAAATLLFFLLFALSSPSPPCPCTTLAMVSESTKIGERISASAEDIDWLKSQIEVNGLHMQPNVLRKGINPRTRQQQLQDLLEFKGISHYEGEEANNHTALPCPSELLVEEHHSYYGEPWAGGRDAFEFLAETVRLTPNSQVLEIGCGTLRVGLHFIGYLNPGRYHCLERDELSLMAALRYEIPSHGLLSKRPLIIKGEDMDFSKFGHETMYDLIYASAVFLHMPDKLVWIGLERVVNKLKPLEGRILVSHNIKFCSRLGGEECTKRLNILGLEYRGKHIHDSLLFNHYDTWFEFRRSKA, from the coding sequence ATGGCTCTGCTTCCATCAAAGAGTGTGGTGATTTCAGTTCCAGTCCTTGTTCTGTCAGCCGCTGCCGCTGCAACCCTCTTATTCTTCCTGCTATTTGCGCTTTCATCCCCATCTCCTCCTTGCCCTTGCACTACTCTTGCCATGGTAAGTGAGAGCACAAAAATTGGAGAGCGGATCTCGGCTTCAGCTGAGGACATCGATTGGCTGAAGAGTCAGATTGAAGTTAATGGGTTGCATATGCAGCCCAATGTTCTACGTAAAGGCATCAACCCTCGCACTCGTCAGCAACAGCTCCAGGATCTTCTTGAGTTCAAAGGGATATCACACTATGAAGGAGAAGAAGCGAACAATCACACAGCTCTACCTTGCCCGAGTGAATTACTCGTTGAGGAGCACCACAGCTATTATGGTGAGCCCTGGGCAGGAGGACGAGATGCGTTTGAGTTTCTTGCTGAAACAGTACGTTTAACCCCAAACTCCCAAGTTCTTGAGATTGGATGTGGTACACTTCGTGTTGGCCTGCATTTCATCGGTTACTTGAATCCTGGGCGTTACCATTGCTTAGAGAGAGATGAGCTATCTCTAATGGCTGCGCTTCGATATGAGATTCCATCTCACGGTTTATTATCTAAGCGTCCTTTGATAATAAAGGGTGAAGATATGGATTTCAGCAAGTTCGGGCATGAAACCATGTATGATCTGATATATGCTAGTGCTGTTTTCCTACATATGCCTGACAAACTTGTTTGGATTGGTCTGGAGCGGGTAGTAAATAAATTGAAACCTTTGGAAGGTAGAATCTTGGTCTCGCATAATATCAAGTTTTGTTCTCGTTTGGGAGGTGAAGAATGTACAAAAAGACTGAATATCTTAGGGCTCGAATATCGCGGGAAGCACATCCACGATAGTTTACTCTTCAACCACTATGATACATGGTTCGAGTTTAGACGATCTAAAGCTTAA